A single window of Pseudomonadota bacterium DNA harbors:
- a CDS encoding sigma-54 dependent transcriptional regulator — MARRIENLFTDVSLRVFRESILGRVLGHFEEDIYDVLVLSSCAEDRGQSDYIEVMEVLAAESPATQVLMLINPEDIELGTMALEAGSYHYAKLPIEDDELKILIESALAQRPASAPNLLLKKEHQPKGFDDMLGTSAAMKEVYRFIRQTAITDIPVLLSGETGTGKDLAAEAIHHLSPRNEFVYTPVHLGALPPELVASELFGHEKGAFTGATETRKGIFEESHRGTVFLDEISTINDRTQISLLRLLETKEFSRIGGNSTISADVRIIAATNEDLLAATKRGQFREDLYYRLEVFQISLPPLRKREDDWRLLAEHFLQYYNKEYQKRIIGFSLECIDSLKSHTWSGNVRELRNIIHRAVVLCTGSMILTEHLPQRIKKECAAQEKIVLPVGTSLEEAECELIKHSLKATGYNRQQAARVLGISRGTVYNKMKKYGLD, encoded by the coding sequence TTGGCCCGTCGAATCGAAAACCTTTTTACTGATGTTTCCCTTCGCGTTTTCCGTGAAAGTATCCTGGGTCGGGTTTTAGGTCACTTTGAAGAGGATATTTACGATGTTCTGGTGCTGTCAAGCTGTGCTGAAGATAGGGGCCAGAGCGATTACATTGAGGTGATGGAGGTGCTTGCGGCTGAAAGCCCCGCGACCCAGGTGCTCATGTTGATTAATCCTGAGGATATCGAACTGGGTACCATGGCCTTGGAAGCCGGCTCTTATCACTACGCCAAACTGCCCATAGAAGATGATGAGCTGAAAATACTCATCGAATCCGCTTTAGCCCAACGTCCGGCATCAGCTCCAAATTTACTGCTTAAAAAGGAACACCAGCCAAAGGGTTTTGACGATATGCTGGGGACCTCAGCGGCAATGAAGGAGGTGTACCGTTTTATTCGGCAAACAGCGATAACGGATATTCCTGTTTTGCTGTCCGGAGAAACGGGTACTGGTAAAGACCTGGCCGCTGAAGCTATCCACCATTTGAGCCCGCGCAACGAGTTCGTCTATACACCGGTTCATCTTGGCGCCTTGCCTCCGGAACTGGTGGCCAGCGAGCTTTTCGGCCATGAAAAGGGAGCTTTTACCGGAGCTACGGAAACCCGTAAAGGAATTTTTGAAGAATCACACCGGGGAACGGTTTTTCTTGATGAGATTTCAACGATTAACGACCGGACCCAGATCAGCCTGCTCCGTCTGCTGGAAACCAAAGAATTCAGCCGCATTGGTGGCAACTCGACCATCTCCGCGGATGTACGTATTATCGCGGCAACCAACGAAGACCTGCTGGCAGCAACTAAGCGAGGTCAATTCCGCGAGGATCTTTATTATCGGCTGGAGGTTTTCCAGATCAGCCTGCCTCCCCTCCGAAAACGGGAAGACGACTGGCGATTGCTGGCGGAGCATTTTCTGCAATATTACAATAAAGAATATCAAAAACGCATTATTGGCTTCTCACTTGAATGCATAGATTCTCTGAAATCCCATACGTGGTCCGGCAACGTCCGGGAACTCAGGAATATCATCCATCGGGCAGTGGTACTGTGCACGGGGAGTATGATTCTGACCGAACATCTTCCCCAAAGGATCAAAAAAGAGTGTGCGGCTCAGGAAAAAATAGTTTTACCGGTGGGCACCAGCCTGGAAGAAGCCGAATGTGAGCTCATAAAACATTCCCTCAAAGCCACGGGCTACAATCGCCAGCAGGCCGCTCGCGTACTGGGAATCAGCCGGGGAACCGTATACAATAAAATGAAGAAATACGGCCTTGATTGA
- a CDS encoding SH3 domain-containing protein gives MRKKLFAFILIMFLLCLMPGLAMAERLSIKVPKANIRSGPGTKYEIIWQVGRYYPVQIIKKSGHWYQFSDFEGDAGWVYAKLLGKQSTVITIKDRCNVRSGPGTKYPVTFTSEKGVAFKVIKKQGKWIKIRHSDGDQGWIYKTLIW, from the coding sequence ATGAGAAAAAAACTGTTTGCTTTTATCCTGATCATGTTTTTATTATGCCTGATGCCGGGGTTGGCAATGGCCGAGCGGCTTTCCATCAAGGTGCCGAAAGCCAATATCCGTTCCGGGCCGGGGACCAAGTATGAGATTATCTGGCAGGTGGGGAGATATTATCCGGTACAGATCATTAAGAAATCCGGTCATTGGTATCAATTCAGTGATTTTGAGGGGGATGCCGGCTGGGTTTACGCTAAACTGCTGGGCAAGCAGTCAACGGTGATTACCATCAAGGATAGATGTAATGTCCGGTCCGGTCCGGGAACCAAATATCCGGTAACTTTTACCAGTGAAAAAGGGGTTGCCTTTAAAGTTATTAAGAAACAGGGGAAATGGATAAAAATACGGCACTCAGACGGTGATCAGGGATGGATTTATAAGACTTTGATTTGGTAG
- the metK gene encoding methionine adenosyltransferase, with protein MSKINAEHVFTSESVGSGHPDKVCDQISDAVLDACLAADPKSRVACETAVGHDLVSNMGEITCNGWESIDTEAIARNVVRSIGYDRPELKFWHESFEYISRIHGQSPDISQGVTEGKGLYDEQGAGDQGMMFGFATKETEELMPAPIAFSHRLLMELEKRRRNRDLTYLRPDSKSQVSVEYADGKPQSITSVVISHQTDDVPLEQIRKELIEVAREVLSPTGMLSQDTEFFINPTGAFVLGGPYADAGLTGRKIIVDTYGGVGSHGGGAFSGKDPSKVDRSAAYYARYAAKNLVAAGLAEKCEIQVAYAIGVARPLSINIDTYGTGIVDDSALQDLLENSDVFDFRPAAISDQLGLQSPSGWTYQQTAAYGHFGRAGFPWEQLDKVEALRQASKTKGVIRLSA; from the coding sequence ATGAGTAAAATTAATGCAGAACATGTGTTCACGTCGGAGTCCGTAGGCAGTGGGCATCCGGATAAAGTCTGTGACCAGATTTCCGACGCAGTTCTTGACGCCTGTCTGGCGGCTGATCCCAAAAGCCGGGTTGCCTGTGAAACCGCGGTCGGTCATGACCTGGTGAGCAATATGGGTGAAATTACCTGTAATGGTTGGGAATCCATTGACACTGAAGCAATTGCCCGCAATGTGGTGCGCTCCATCGGCTATGATCGTCCTGAACTTAAATTCTGGCATGAGTCATTTGAATATATCTCCCGCATCCATGGTCAGTCTCCGGACATCAGCCAGGGGGTAACCGAAGGGAAAGGGCTGTATGATGAGCAGGGTGCCGGTGACCAGGGAATGATGTTTGGTTTTGCTACCAAGGAAACCGAGGAGCTTATGCCCGCCCCCATAGCTTTCAGTCATCGCCTGCTCATGGAACTGGAAAAGCGGCGAAGGAACCGTGACCTTACCTATCTGAGACCCGATTCCAAGAGTCAGGTGTCGGTGGAGTATGCGGATGGCAAACCCCAAAGCATTACCAGCGTGGTTATCAGCCATCAAACGGACGATGTCCCTCTTGAACAAATTCGGAAAGAACTAATTGAAGTAGCCCGTGAAGTTTTAAGCCCTACCGGTATGCTTAGCCAGGATACTGAATTTTTTATCAACCCCACCGGGGCTTTCGTTTTAGGTGGACCATATGCTGATGCCGGGCTTACCGGTCGCAAGATTATCGTCGATACCTACGGCGGTGTCGGGAGTCATGGTGGTGGTGCTTTCTCCGGGAAAGATCCTTCCAAGGTGGATCGCAGCGCCGCCTATTATGCCCGTTATGCGGCCAAAAACCTGGTTGCAGCCGGCCTGGCTGAAAAGTGTGAAATCCAGGTGGCCTACGCCATCGGCGTCGCCCGGCCTCTGAGCATCAATATTGACACCTATGGAACTGGGATCGTGGATGATTCCGCCTTGCAGGACTTACTGGAAAACAGCGATGTTTTCGATTTTCGTCCGGCGGCCATCAGCGACCAGCTGGGCCTCCAGTCTCCTTCGGGCTGGACATATCAACAGACGGCGGCTTACGGCCATTTCGGCCGCGCCGGGTTTCCGTGGGAACAGCTGGATAAGGTTGAAGCCTTGCGTCAGGCAAGCAAAACTAAGGGAGTGATACGGTTAAGTGCGTGA
- the ahcY gene encoding adenosylhomocysteinase, producing the protein MKSNLADQLNSKTSQAPVFKIKDPGLAAFGRREIEIAEHEMPGLMATREKYGPDQPLAGARIMGSLHMTIQTAVLIETLKALGADVRWASCNIFSTQDHAAAAIAAAGVPVFAWKGETLEEYWWCTKQAITWPDGSGPNLVVDDGGDATLIIHRGYAAEEKPEILDEPTDNKEVQTVNRLLQETQKAEPEFWHRVVKDWRGASEETTTGVNRLYMMAKDGSLLVPAINVNDSVTKSKFDNVYGCRESLVDGIKRATDVMIAGKTAVVCGFGDVGKGSAESLASQRARVIVTEIDPICALQALMAGYQVMTIEDALPMGDIFVTTTGNLDVITAEHMANMKDQAIVCNIGHFDNEIQVDGLNNIPGVKKQNIKPQVDKYTFTDGRSIYLLAEGRLVNLGCATGHPSFVMSNSFTNQTLAQIDLWNEDKEIGVYRLSKELDEEVARLHLEKLGAKLTTLTKEQAEYIGVPQSGPFKQDHYRY; encoded by the coding sequence ATGAAAAGTAATTTAGCTGACCAGCTGAACAGCAAGACGTCCCAGGCTCCAGTCTTTAAAATCAAAGATCCTGGTCTGGCCGCTTTTGGTCGTCGTGAAATCGAAATCGCCGAGCACGAAATGCCGGGACTCATGGCTACTCGGGAAAAATACGGCCCGGATCAGCCCCTGGCTGGCGCCAGGATTATGGGCAGCCTGCATATGACCATTCAGACTGCCGTTTTGATTGAAACGCTGAAGGCCCTGGGAGCCGATGTCAGGTGGGCTTCCTGTAATATTTTCTCCACTCAGGATCATGCCGCCGCAGCCATTGCGGCAGCAGGCGTGCCGGTTTTTGCCTGGAAAGGCGAAACCCTGGAGGAATACTGGTGGTGTACAAAACAGGCTATTACCTGGCCGGATGGTTCCGGACCGAACCTGGTGGTGGACGATGGCGGCGATGCCACCCTGATCATCCACCGGGGATACGCCGCGGAAGAAAAACCGGAGATCCTGGACGAACCGACAGACAACAAGGAAGTCCAGACCGTAAACCGGCTGCTGCAGGAAACCCAGAAAGCAGAGCCTGAATTCTGGCATCGGGTAGTCAAGGACTGGCGGGGAGCTTCCGAAGAAACCACCACCGGCGTTAATCGTCTCTATATGATGGCTAAAGACGGCAGCCTGCTGGTACCGGCTATCAATGTCAACGATTCAGTAACCAAAAGCAAGTTTGACAACGTTTACGGCTGCCGGGAATCCCTGGTGGATGGCATCAAGCGGGCTACCGATGTGATGATCGCCGGGAAAACTGCTGTTGTCTGTGGATTCGGCGACGTTGGCAAGGGGTCAGCGGAATCACTCGCCTCGCAGCGGGCGCGGGTGATCGTCACGGAAATCGATCCCATCTGTGCTCTGCAGGCACTCATGGCCGGTTATCAGGTGATGACTATTGAAGATGCCCTGCCCATGGGGGATATCTTCGTTACCACAACCGGCAATCTCGACGTGATTACCGCCGAGCACATGGCTAATATGAAAGATCAGGCCATCGTCTGCAATATCGGTCATTTCGACAATGAAATTCAGGTGGACGGGCTCAACAATATCCCGGGCGTCAAAAAACAGAATATCAAGCCCCAGGTAGATAAGTATACCTTTACTGATGGACGTTCCATCTATCTCCTGGCCGAAGGCCGCCTGGTCAATCTCGGCTGTGCCACCGGACATCCCAGCTTTGTCATGTCCAATTCCTTTACTAATCAAACCCTGGCCCAGATCGACCTTTGGAACGAGGACAAGGAAATTGGTGTTTACCGACTCTCCAAAGAGCTGGATGAAGAAGTAGCCCGGCTCCATCTGGAAAAACTGGGGGCAAAACTGACCACGCTTACGAAAGAGCAGGCCGAATACATCGGTGTACCCCAGTCAGGACCGTTCAAACAGGATCATTATCGCTACTAA